The window TTTGTTTTAACTTTTTCTTCGGCCCCTATTCTCTCTTTGCCTTTGTCACTCCACTTCTGAGCAAGGAGGAATATAATGATTCAAGATGAAAAGCCGGCAAAAATGCACTCAACAGAGTTTCATTCAATATTGAATTTTGTCAAAGCTCGCTCGTATAATCTCGTTTTCCTAGTTCCTACATTTTCAACACCttttatcatcatcatcaatttcagtgTAAGAATGGTATAGCAAATTTGTCTCACAATGTCCAAGATGGCTTCTCTATGACAGCTAACAAGAAATAAGATACACAACCAATGAGGAGACTGCTGCAGCCAAATTAGCCACCTCGCTCAAGGACTTGATGAACTAAACTGCCTCTACGGTGACTCCCCAAGTCGCGACATCCTACAATGGGTGAGGATGAGGATCAGCGGGAAACAAGGTTACAAGGAAGCGGTGAATCATCTCAAAACTTGTAAATGTGATAACAGCTGCAGGGGTGGTCCGAATTAGGTTGGTCGCACAACCTCGGTAAAAGCCTTGGATGCCTTCTTGATGAAACACTTTTTTAATGCAGTCAATTACACCAGAGTACCGCTTTTCAGAATGGCGCCCCTGTTCTTGAAGCCTTGAACGTACTACCTACAGCAGAAATTCCAACATATGATTTTGTGAATGTACGTTTTTGTCATATACTCTGTTCCCTAAGTTTTCCCTAACACATAGTGAAGTGTCTCAACCATAAAGTGaccaaacaaaaataacaaagccCGAGAAGGACAACAGAAACGAGAACACAGAGATGCCTTCCCAGCAGAGAGAATTTGGTAGTGTTAGAAATATATAATGAAAGCAAGGACGGAAAATATAACATAAGGTATAAGTTGCTAGAATAACAAAATTTCATATATCCATAAAAGATAGTGCAACCCATTACCCCAGAACCCACCCGGACATACTGACAAAAGGAGAATCACTAATGTTTATTCCACTTGAAAATCTCAGAGCTAAATAtcccaaaaaatataaaaaagaggTAGGGAAGAACTTGACttgcaatatttttgtaaaattgcGGACCATGATATCACATGGTATACCACTTTATGTTTCAGTTAACCATTTAAACTCAATTAACAATGCAACCACCGTTGCAACATACCTCATGTGGATATGTCAATGTAGAAGCAAATATTTTGGAAACTGATGATGCAACAGCAACATCAGGGGCCCCGAGTTTATCTGTTGAAGTGTTATCTGACATCATCACAACAGACCAGCACAATCAGATACAATGTCATCCTTTCTAAGAGGTGGGAAACCAAATAGTATAAAGATACTGAACTAACTAGAAGTAAAAGGAAATATGACCATAAGTGAGTAATCACCTCGCTTGGCCAAGTAAATCTTAATTTTCTCATAAGTTGGGAACTGAATGGCTACATGACTAACACCAGCCAAAGCAGGCACCAGACCGCTGTCCACCACAAAGCAAATACAAGTCAGCAAAAACAGTGGTAGACAAGCAATTTGGAACATTAAGAGCAAcaaatttcagaaaagaaaaCCACTGACCTGTATAACCCACGAATGCCCTCTTCACATGCTATTCTCCTTAAAGCAGATAATGTACCCCTGTAAGGCTCGAGACCTGCTTTCATTCCTTGAGTCTACAGAAGGTTAAGGCAAATGAACAAGGGTGAGAATATGATTAATGCTTTGTGGTGAAGTGCATTCAGAAACATATCTTCGGTAAACACATCTTTAACAATTATTAGATGGCATAATTAATTGACAATAACGATCCAGAATAAAAAGATcctttcacataaaaattttcaCCAGAAGTACATATACATTAATTGGTCAATTACATGGTGTAACAATTCCCACTGCTGCATTAGCTACATTGTCCCCACAAAAAAATAGAACACTGAATGTTATGGAATATTGTACTTCTTGTCGATATTAGCCCTCCAACTTAGGCATGACAGTGAGGCCAGGCCATGCAGGTGAGGAGTTGGGCTTAGCTTCACTAGCAATAGCCCTGCCTGGATGCCAAACCTATCCTCCTGTCAACGCCCTCAATTTCCCAAGACATGCACACTCGCATTTTCTTACTTTTGAGCAAAAGTTCTGCTGTGTTTGGTCTTCTTCTTAACATTAAGATCTTGAATTTcagtctctctactccttcggggtaggggtaaagtctgcgtacacactaccctccccagaccccactagtgggatttcactgggtcgttgttgttgttgttgtagtgatTGCACAGTCCGTAGTGATACCTTCCCAACTCCATATGACCTCCTTTCCCTTGTAATCCACTAAATTttacacaaaaaataaaagatagataGCCAAGGTAGCCAGCAACTGGTGGAGTATAACGGCTGAGGTGGCAGCTGACTGTGCCTAACAATACTGGCTATGGTTGAATTACTGATGGTGAAAGTGGATAGAAGAGCAACTACAACCGAAGAGAACAGGTAGGAGGCTACTTTTTAGTTGGAATGCTAACTTTTAAATGCAGCTTTATCTTGTTGGTCCAGCCCCAATCCGCCTGCGCCTCATGGCACCACCCCACCTCTTCCCGCATTGCCTTATGTGAGGTGGTGAATCTGGGGACTCACCTGTCCCACTGGCATCTCTACTCCAAGCACTTGCTAAAACAAGCAACCTCGAACTACATAAATATTGACTATCtatcttcttcctatttttcaaaCGACTATGGTGTCCCGTGTTCTGGCTAGATCGCACGCCCCTCGACTAATCCGCCGTGTACCTGCTACTTCACACACAGGCGTCGGGCAACTCTGTCTACCAAGTCTTAGACAGATTGGAAGAATACATCTAATCTAATGTCACCTTTACTCGAATTCGGACGTCGGACCCAAGTTGTCACTCCAACTCTTCAACTAGCCACCCCTTGGGGACAAAGAACGTCTATCATTCACTCAAACTTATAAAATGCAAGACAGCTTATGAGATCTTCAAGGCATATCAAGACATTAACCTGATTAAAACTAAAAAGACCAACCCATATGGGCATGACATACTATTTCCAGTTGAACTTCAGTGAAAAATTGAAATAGTGATTTGGTTTGAATGTCATTCACGCGAAATATTTCACTAACAGAAACTTCTTTTCCAACTGAAGTTCAAACTTCCACAATTTTTTTGACCAATTTCAACTTCATAGACTTTCCTATTTCAACTCAAATATTGTGCAAATGCCTACTAAACCACAAAAGGACAGTGACAATTAGGACAACTTAGCATTGAAGACTCGATTAAAAAATGTTACAAGAATTGTGGTCATAGAAAGGAGAGATGGTTGGCATCTCCCCCTCTCCCCCTCCCCCCaaccccccccaaaaaaaaaaagctgGAAAAGAATAGCTTCCGGGCTTTTCTTGTTACCACACATCCGGGTAAAATATGTCACAAGAATCGGGTACAGGTACCAAGTCCAACATTCAAACTGGGGGTAACTTTAATagtaaaaaatgattttaaaaaaaacaacaactGGGACACACAACCATTCAGAAGCAAGGAGAAGAAAGTATAGACCAGGAGATCAAATTCTATGGAATACCCAAAAGCAGAATATAGAAGAGGAGCAAACCTAAGGCAATTAGATCCCACAGCTGAAATAGAACAACGTTGTATTGCACAGATACCCATTGGTCCATCTATTTCTGTTAATCAGGGACAAGCGCGCAAAAGCCACCCCAAGACGCAAATGCACAATGGCATTATTAGGTTTACAACTCTTAGAGTATGTTATATAGCGGTACCACCTTGACGCAGTTTGTGTAGGCCAACTGATCACCTTTGTCATATCAGTTGGTGAAGCAAATGTGCCATAAAAACTAAAATCACACTCCCCTCTTTCAGTTAGTTACTAAAAAAACAAGGAGATGGAAACAGTCACACATGTTCCATTGCAAGAACTCTTCGTTTTCCATTTTCCTCTTGTAGGATAAGGGAAAGCCATATTGGTACATGTCTTTCTCTTGAAATCCTCCCCCTTCCCTGACCAAAACTACAGTTATTATAAGAATTCAGAAGGCCCTTCCAGCTGCTTTATTATTTGTAGTTTTTTGACAAAACATTCTTCCACTCCATACCGCAAAAGTCGATACCAAACACTTAAACAAAGTCGTCCTAGTGTCGGATCCAGCTTTGGTTTAAAGGATTATTAGCAACATCTTTACCTCTTTCACCAAGCCACACAAATAAGAAGATCAAGCTAAATATCAAAATTTGGATTCCTAAAACACACCTGAAGACGTGTCTTCACAACCCAGAGAGGATTTGTTGCAATTGTGGTTGCAGCTCCGGCACCGGAAGCAGCTAACATGTTTGCACCTATCGAAAGCTGATGACTTCCATCTACAACAACCACCAAACGAAAAATATTTACCACTAAGTGCAATGTAGTTAATcaaaaattaatttgaaaagtaatCAGTCAATGGAAAAACAACTTTGAGGAAAGAAGGTCATCTACTGACCATCAGAGCCAAGAAAGCTTTTCAGCTGTTCATATATAGTAAAATAGACCTGCAGAAAAGGAAAATATGTATGAGATCACTCTTGCtataaacttaattatttctCTAGGAATTGAGGAAAATCATGATCACATCTTTAACACTGAGTGCATAAACACCATAATGTAATAAGAATTGAAGTCCTTATCGGAAAAAATACGTAATAAGGATTGAAGCAAGAAACCTCAATTTTAATTAGTGAAAGAGAAAAGTAAATGTAAGCCTCCCTTTGTCGCCATGTGTGACTGGCACTTAAAATCGACTAAACAATATGCCGATATGCAAGGAATGCAGGAAATATTAAAAAGACCTTTTCACTGGAACTCAATAGAACTCAGGAAACTCAGACGCATCGGGATAGTGTTCAAATTAACCTTATCCAATCCATTTGCACATATGAACAAAAAAGAACGGGACAAAGATTATGGCTAGAAGCAAAAGAATTTGAAACGACAAAATGACCATCATTttttaattcttgaagaagataCCTTTCCgtaaaagatttgatctttttttttaatttcatatttcTCCTACTTCTATGGCTCTCCACTGTTTTGGAACCACAGTCTAATTTCTGATTTTGGTAAGTAAATTAATCAATCAACCCAAGATAGTTGGGATCCGCAATATGAATCTTTTAGAGGACGTCACTTTATAAGTGAGCAAATAATTATTACAATAAAGCCAAGCACTAAGATAGTGCTGGACAAGAATTATAGTTGTTCTCCCACTTACATAGTCTGATCAAGTTTATAACGAGCTATTGTAGGGGCCACCTGttttttgtacttttgagtaccTTCTTGGTAgctttattaataaaaaatttacctcatcaaaaaaaaaattataatgagCTGTTGAAATCTATCGTAACATC is drawn from Nicotiana tabacum cultivar K326 chromosome 22, ASM71507v2, whole genome shotgun sequence and contains these coding sequences:
- the LOC107783372 gene encoding nicotinamide adenine dinucleotide transporter 1, chloroplastic-like, coding for MAADTHGPTPKGLLCNAGAGAAAGVIAATFVCPLDVIKTRLQVHGLPKIGTANVRGSLIVGSLEQIFQREGLRGMYRGLSPTVLALLPNWAVYFTIYEQLKSFLGSDDGSHQLSIGANMLAASGAGAATTIATNPLWVVKTRLQTQGMKAGLEPYRGTLSALRRIACEEGIRGLYSGLVPALAGVSHVAIQFPTYEKIKIYLAKRDNTSTDKLGAPDVAVASSVSKIFASTLTYPHEVVRSRLQEQGRHSEKRYSGVIDCIKKVFHQEGIQGFYRGCATNLIRTTPAAVITFTSFEMIHRFLVTLFPADPHPHPL